In a single window of the Serratia quinivorans genome:
- the paaH_1 gene encoding Probable 3-hydroxybutyryl-CoA dehydrogenase: MAENNSAIHSVAVIGAGTMGRGIAYLLAQNGIRTLLYNRSGNNLNQARDYIIRDLDKKIDGGKISPQKKGEILANLVFSPIFEAIADSDLVIETIAEHEATKHEILAAITATVKKEAIIATNTSSLSLNKLAAGVENNARFIGLHFFNPAPLMKLIEIIPSYFTSRTTSLRCQQLVTAIGKQFVVCKATPGFIVNRMARPFYLEGFRLLEENVALAPQIDRALKAGGHFRMGPLELTDFIGQDINYQVSSQIWQDMQYDPRYTPGHLQRSLVDAGLLGKKNGRSFFTPSSAEPSSADAGSGTPTSLNFYGEHPLFDLLQQRALALWPRVQINRQSEQPTLGRFIRVNDAMAIKITDGRTANLLAELTELDTFVIDAALNYADTAYLAAAHSQDASAANKALFLTLLQTLIPQVEFIKDSPGLIVARVLSSLINESVIMVESGVCSRADIDIAAVAGVNYADGIFSWLAQLGQKNVKSTLDNMAQLLHSARYYPHYSLLNTPRPELAVAP, from the coding sequence ATGGCAGAGAATAATTCGGCAATCCATTCGGTCGCTGTTATTGGTGCCGGGACCATGGGCAGAGGTATTGCCTATCTTCTGGCGCAAAACGGCATACGAACCCTGCTTTATAATCGTAGCGGTAATAATCTGAATCAGGCCAGGGACTATATTATTCGTGACCTGGATAAGAAAATAGATGGCGGAAAAATAAGCCCGCAGAAAAAAGGCGAGATATTGGCCAATCTGGTTTTCTCTCCTATTTTCGAGGCTATTGCCGACAGCGACCTGGTGATTGAAACCATCGCGGAACATGAGGCAACCAAGCATGAGATCCTCGCGGCGATTACGGCCACGGTGAAAAAAGAGGCGATTATCGCCACCAATACCTCCTCGCTGTCATTGAATAAGCTGGCCGCAGGCGTCGAAAATAACGCCCGGTTTATCGGCCTGCACTTCTTCAATCCGGCCCCGCTGATGAAACTGATCGAAATTATTCCGTCTTACTTTACCAGCCGGACCACCAGCCTGCGTTGCCAGCAGTTGGTGACGGCGATAGGCAAACAGTTTGTGGTCTGCAAAGCCACGCCGGGCTTTATCGTCAACCGGATGGCTCGACCTTTCTATCTGGAAGGGTTTCGGCTGTTGGAAGAGAACGTGGCGCTGGCGCCGCAGATCGACCGCGCACTCAAGGCCGGTGGCCACTTCCGCATGGGACCTTTAGAGCTGACCGATTTTATCGGCCAAGATATTAACTATCAGGTCAGCAGCCAGATTTGGCAGGACATGCAGTACGATCCCCGCTATACCCCCGGCCATTTGCAACGTTCGCTGGTGGATGCCGGGCTGCTGGGGAAGAAAAACGGCCGATCCTTTTTTACCCCCTCTTCCGCCGAACCCAGCTCCGCCGATGCAGGTAGCGGTACGCCGACCTCACTGAATTTTTATGGTGAACATCCTCTGTTCGACCTGTTGCAACAGCGCGCTTTGGCGCTCTGGCCAAGGGTGCAGATTAATCGCCAATCGGAACAGCCAACGCTGGGCCGCTTTATCCGGGTGAATGACGCAATGGCCATCAAAATCACCGATGGCCGCACCGCCAATCTGCTGGCTGAATTGACCGAACTCGATACCTTCGTGATCGACGCCGCGCTCAACTACGCCGATACCGCCTATCTGGCGGCTGCCCACAGCCAGGATGCCAGCGCGGCCAATAAAGCGCTGTTTCTGACGCTGCTGCAAACGTTGATCCCGCAGGTGGAGTTTATTAAAGACTCCCCGGGCCTGATTGTCGCCCGCGTCCTGAGCAGCCTGATCAATGAGTCGGTGATTATGGTGGAGAGCGGGGTTTGCAGCCGGGCGGATATCGATATCGCCGCGGTGGCCGGCGTTAACTATGCCGATGGCATCTTTAGCTGGCTGGCGCAGCTTGGGCAAAAAAACGTGAAGTCGACGCTGGACAATATGGCGCAACTGCTGCATTCCGCCCGCTATTACCCGCATTACTCTTTGCTCAATACCCCCCGGCCAGAACTGGCCGTCGCGCCCTAA
- the uspG gene encoding Universal stress protein G — MYKTILVPIDIEEDLLTEHALEHVEYLAKISGAKVHFFHALPDASAFVTAYSFGIKEFENQAEVKAVDKLKKIMSEIDIPLDRLDYTISFGSPRDEVLQLADEIGADLIIIGSRRPSVKTYLLGSNAAAIVRHANISVMVVR, encoded by the coding sequence ATGTACAAGACCATATTAGTGCCGATAGATATTGAAGAAGATCTGTTGACCGAGCATGCGTTGGAGCATGTTGAGTACCTGGCGAAAATATCCGGTGCCAAAGTGCATTTCTTCCATGCGCTGCCGGATGCTTCGGCATTCGTTACCGCTTATTCATTCGGTATCAAGGAATTTGAGAATCAGGCGGAAGTCAAAGCGGTAGATAAGCTCAAGAAGATCATGTCGGAAATCGACATTCCCCTGGATCGTCTGGATTACACCATCAGCTTTGGTTCACCTCGCGATGAGGTACTGCAGCTGGCGGATGAGATTGGAGCCGATCTGATCATCATCGGCTCGCGTCGCCCGAGTGTAAAAACCTACCTGCTGGGTTCCAACGCGGCGGCCATTGTGCGCCACGCCAATATCTCGGTGATGGTGGTCAGATAA
- a CDS encoding 4-hydroxyproline epimerase, translating to MALSSHFTALRAIDSHTAGEPTRLIVEGFPDLGTGSMAERKALFAQQYDDWRSAIILEPRGNDVLVGALLCQPCSPQAAAGVIFFNNSGYLGMCGHGTIGLVASLAYLGKIGVGEHLIETPVGTVNATLHQDGSVTVENVPAYRYRRQVRVEVNGYGPVVGDIAWGGNWFFLIGEHHLAINTQNLDALTAFSWAVRQALEGAGIYGEDGGVIDHIELFAADPQADSRNFVLCPGKAYDRSPCGTGTSAKLACLAADGKLQPGEIWHQASVIGSQFSGYYQRSGDRVTPFIRGQAYVCADSQLLLDERDPFVWGIR from the coding sequence ATGGCACTTTCTTCGCACTTCACCGCGCTGCGGGCGATCGATTCCCATACCGCCGGGGAACCCACCCGACTGATTGTCGAAGGATTCCCCGATTTGGGCACTGGCAGTATGGCGGAACGCAAGGCGCTGTTTGCTCAACAATATGACGACTGGCGTAGCGCCATCATTCTGGAGCCTCGTGGCAACGACGTGCTGGTGGGAGCCTTACTGTGCCAGCCCTGCTCACCACAGGCCGCCGCCGGGGTGATTTTTTTCAACAACAGTGGCTATTTGGGCATGTGTGGCCATGGCACCATAGGTCTGGTGGCCTCACTGGCCTATCTGGGGAAAATCGGCGTCGGCGAGCACCTGATCGAAACTCCGGTGGGCACGGTGAATGCCACCTTGCATCAGGATGGCAGCGTGACGGTGGAAAACGTACCGGCCTATCGTTATCGCCGGCAGGTCAGGGTTGAGGTCAACGGCTACGGGCCGGTGGTGGGCGATATTGCCTGGGGCGGTAACTGGTTTTTTCTGATCGGCGAACATCATCTGGCGATTAATACGCAAAATCTGGATGCGCTGACCGCCTTTAGCTGGGCGGTGCGTCAGGCGCTTGAGGGCGCAGGGATATATGGCGAAGACGGCGGCGTTATCGACCATATCGAGCTGTTTGCCGCCGACCCGCAGGCCGACAGCCGCAACTTTGTGCTGTGCCCCGGCAAGGCTTACGATCGCTCGCCCTGCGGCACCGGGACCAGCGCCAAGCTGGCCTGTCTGGCGGCCGACGGCAAACTGCAGCCGGGTGAGATTTGGCACCAGGCGAGCGTGATTGGCAGTCAGTTCAGCGGCTATTACCAGCGAAGTGGCGATCGCGTGACGCCGTTTATTCGTGGGCAAGCTTACGTTTGCGCCGACAGCCAACTGCTGCTGGATGAGCGCGATCCCTTCGTTTGGGGGATCCGCTGA
- the yveA gene encoding L-aspartate transporter — protein MTTQGKFKKQLTLTDLTFIGLGAIFGSGWLFAASHVSSIAGPAGIYSWLIGGLAVLLLGIVYCELGAALPRAGGIIRYPVFSHGELMGYLLGFITLIAFSSLISIEIVAARQYAAAWFPFLSQPGSGNPTLIGWLVQLLLLCFFFALNYYSVKTFAKSNNLISVIKFVVPLLVIVVLFSFFKPENLHSQGFAPFGSAGVEAAISAGGIIFAYLGLTPIISVASEVQNPQRTIPVALILSVVLSTIIYVLLQVAFLGSIPSEMLSGGWAGISQQFSLPYRDIAITLGMGWLAFLVVSDAIISPSGTGNIYMNATPRVIYGWARAGTFFKIFTRVDGESGIPRPALWLTFALSIFWTLPFPSWEKLIGVVSAALVLSYAIAPVTAAGLRRNAPDLPRPFFVRGFCVLGPVSFIISALIVYWSGWNTVSWLLGLQILMFVVYILFKNKVPTHAVSLKQQIWSSLWLIAFYALIIVASYLGSFGGINAIGHPWDTLTVAVIALAIYYWGAYTCLPQANFAGDEEE, from the coding sequence ATGACAACCCAAGGCAAATTCAAGAAGCAGCTTACGCTCACCGATTTGACGTTTATCGGCCTGGGCGCAATCTTTGGTTCCGGCTGGCTGTTCGCCGCCAGCCACGTCTCCTCCATTGCCGGCCCCGCCGGCATTTACTCCTGGCTAATCGGCGGGTTGGCCGTGCTGCTGCTCGGCATTGTTTATTGCGAGCTGGGTGCTGCACTGCCCCGGGCCGGCGGCATTATCCGCTACCCGGTATTCTCCCACGGCGAACTGATGGGTTATCTGCTGGGGTTTATTACCCTGATCGCCTTCTCCAGCCTGATATCGATTGAGATCGTCGCGGCCCGCCAGTACGCCGCCGCCTGGTTTCCCTTTCTGAGCCAGCCCGGCTCCGGCAACCCAACGCTAATCGGTTGGCTGGTCCAGCTCCTGCTGCTGTGCTTTTTCTTCGCCCTGAATTACTACAGCGTCAAAACCTTTGCCAAATCCAACAATCTGATCAGCGTGATTAAATTTGTGGTGCCGCTGCTGGTGATTGTGGTGCTGTTCAGCTTCTTCAAACCCGAAAACCTGCACAGCCAGGGGTTTGCGCCCTTTGGCTCCGCCGGGGTGGAAGCGGCCATTTCTGCCGGGGGGATTATCTTCGCCTATCTGGGTCTGACGCCGATTATCTCGGTCGCCAGCGAGGTGCAAAATCCGCAGCGTACCATTCCTGTCGCGCTGATCCTGTCGGTGGTGCTGTCCACCATCATTTATGTGCTGCTGCAGGTGGCCTTCCTCGGCAGTATTCCCAGTGAGATGCTGAGCGGCGGCTGGGCCGGTATCAGTCAGCAATTCTCACTGCCTTACCGTGATATCGCCATCACCCTGGGGATGGGCTGGCTGGCGTTTCTGGTGGTGAGCGATGCAATTATCTCACCGAGCGGCACCGGCAATATTTACATGAACGCCACCCCACGCGTGATATACGGCTGGGCTCGTGCAGGCACTTTCTTTAAGATCTTTACCCGCGTCGACGGTGAGTCCGGCATTCCGCGCCCTGCGCTGTGGCTGACCTTTGCGTTGTCGATCTTCTGGACGCTGCCCTTCCCCTCCTGGGAGAAGTTGATCGGCGTGGTTTCCGCCGCGCTGGTGCTGAGCTACGCCATTGCGCCGGTGACTGCTGCCGGTCTGCGCCGCAATGCGCCAGATCTGCCGCGCCCCTTCTTCGTGCGCGGCTTCTGCGTGCTCGGTCCGGTGTCATTTATCATTTCGGCGCTGATTGTCTATTGGTCCGGCTGGAACACCGTTTCCTGGCTGCTGGGCCTGCAGATCCTGATGTTCGTGGTTTATATCCTGTTCAAAAACAAGGTGCCAACCCACGCCGTCAGTCTGAAGCAACAAATTTGGTCGTCACTGTGGCTGATAGCCTTCTATGCGCTGATTATTGTCGCGTCCTATCTCGGCAGCTTTGGTGGCATCAACGCTATTGGTCACCCGTGGGACACCCTCACGGTGGCGGTCATTGCGTTGGCAATCTATTACTGGGGCGCCTATACCTGTTTACCTCAGGCAAATTTTGCCGGTGATGAGGAAGAGTAA
- the chbR_1 gene encoding Chb operon repressor, whose translation MHFGVANAEISTIPWAGFSRFETTRRAKVCGDPHNWQLRLKSYKKVNIDEALAKRPVRPPQIQCHPVGKGIAMRLAQDHQLVTASRPVIEEPEQDIFAVEQLSRWCDGLAQQRPNTLHDLLNSLALIAPLLNAIPNVVFFIKDLQARYLLANLTLAKRCGFKTVTPLLGKTSAEVFPAQLGSGYTEQDLRVLQQGALIQDQLEMHLYSGRETGWCLTQKLALYDVQGKIIGMAGISHDLQEAKANHPAYQRLAAIDVYIRQHYARPIALEELTALTALSVAQIERYCKRIFHLTPRQMIHKVRLEKATELLAGDLPITDIALQCGYTDHSAFSRQFKAMTGSTPRDFRISITS comes from the coding sequence ATGCATTTCGGCGTGGCAAATGCCGAAATCAGCACAATCCCCTGGGCAGGCTTTAGCCGGTTCGAGACAACCCGGCGAGCAAAAGTATGCGGTGATCCGCATAATTGGCAGCTACGCTTGAAAAGTTATAAGAAAGTTAATATTGATGAGGCGCTTGCCAAACGGCCGGTCCGGCCACCTCAGATTCAGTGCCACCCAGTGGGAAAAGGTATTGCCATGCGATTAGCCCAGGATCATCAGCTTGTTACGGCCTCCCGGCCGGTTATCGAGGAGCCGGAACAGGACATTTTTGCCGTTGAACAACTGTCACGCTGGTGCGATGGCCTGGCACAACAGCGCCCGAACACCCTGCACGATCTGCTCAACTCTCTGGCTCTGATCGCCCCGCTGCTCAATGCTATTCCCAACGTGGTGTTTTTTATCAAGGATCTGCAAGCGCGTTACCTGCTGGCCAACCTGACGTTGGCCAAGCGCTGCGGCTTTAAAACCGTCACGCCGCTGCTGGGAAAAACCTCGGCGGAGGTGTTTCCGGCCCAGCTTGGCTCGGGTTATACCGAACAGGATCTGCGTGTACTGCAGCAGGGAGCATTGATTCAGGACCAACTGGAAATGCACCTGTACAGTGGGCGAGAGACCGGCTGGTGCCTGACACAAAAACTGGCGCTCTATGACGTTCAGGGCAAGATCATCGGTATGGCGGGTATCTCGCACGATCTGCAGGAGGCCAAAGCGAACCATCCTGCCTATCAGCGACTGGCGGCGATCGACGTCTATATCCGTCAGCACTACGCCCGACCTATTGCCCTCGAGGAATTAACCGCCCTCACCGCCCTTTCCGTGGCGCAGATAGAGCGCTACTGCAAACGTATATTCCACCTCACCCCACGCCAGATGATCCACAAGGTGCGGCTGGAAAAAGCCACCGAACTGCTGGCCGGCGATTTACCCATAACCGACATCGCCCTGCAGTGCGGTTACACCGATCACAGCGCATTCAGCCGCCAATTCAAAGCCATGACCGGCTCTACGCCACGTGACTTCCGCATTAGCATCACCTCATAA
- the aldH gene encoding NADP-dependent fatty aldehyde dehydrogenase: MSNAYTIRGQQFIGGQRRSSGEAELVSLRADNGHPTGHRFFSASIAETAAAADAAAQAFTAYSQLSAERRADFLEAIAGQLDALDEEFFNYAMQETALPLARLSGERARTSGQMRLFASLLRRGEVHGVRIDCALPQRTPLPRPDLRQYRTALGPVAVFGASNFPLAFSTAGGDTAAALAAGCPVVFKAHSGHMITAELTAQAIERAREQQLIPAGVFNMIYGDRIGAELVQHPAIQAVGFTGSLRGGRALFDLAMRRPQPIPVFAEMSSINPLIIMPQALAQRGQQIARELVASFTLGCGQFCTKPGLIIGQRGVAFSQFIGELTELVNAAAPQPMLNTGTLAHYRSGLAALDQHDGIRHLAGSREEHPFLAAPQLYQADIGLLLSGNPLLQEEVFGPVAILVTVENQHQLTAALESLQGQLTATLLTDPEDLADAEPLAQLLTRKAGRVLFNGYPTGVEVCDAMIHGGPYPATSDARGSSVGTLAIERFLRPVCLQNYPAALLPPALQDSNPLGLLRLVNGIYTRDPIHSPVNN, from the coding sequence ATGTCCAACGCTTATACCATCCGTGGTCAACAGTTTATCGGCGGTCAACGCCGCTCCAGCGGTGAGGCCGAACTGGTCAGCCTGCGTGCCGATAACGGCCATCCAACCGGCCACCGTTTTTTCTCGGCCAGCATCGCAGAAACCGCCGCCGCCGCCGATGCCGCCGCACAGGCGTTCACCGCCTATTCACAACTCAGTGCCGAACGGCGGGCTGACTTCCTTGAGGCGATTGCCGGGCAGTTGGATGCACTGGATGAGGAATTTTTTAACTACGCCATGCAGGAGACCGCTCTGCCATTAGCTCGTCTGAGCGGTGAACGCGCCAGAACCAGTGGCCAGATGCGGTTATTTGCCAGCCTGTTGCGCCGTGGTGAAGTGCACGGCGTACGCATAGACTGCGCCTTGCCGCAGCGCACACCGCTGCCGCGTCCGGATCTGCGCCAATACCGCACGGCGCTCGGGCCGGTGGCAGTGTTTGGTGCCAGCAATTTCCCGTTGGCCTTCTCTACCGCAGGCGGTGATACCGCCGCTGCCCTGGCCGCAGGCTGCCCGGTGGTATTCAAGGCGCACAGCGGCCACATGATCACCGCCGAGCTGACCGCACAGGCGATTGAACGGGCCAGAGAGCAGCAACTGATCCCGGCCGGGGTATTCAACATGATTTACGGCGACCGCATTGGCGCGGAACTGGTACAGCACCCGGCCATTCAGGCGGTGGGCTTTACCGGTTCGCTGCGCGGCGGCAGAGCCTTGTTCGATCTGGCCATGCGCCGTCCGCAGCCGATCCCGGTCTTTGCCGAGATGTCGAGCATCAACCCGCTGATCATCATGCCGCAGGCCTTAGCCCAACGTGGGCAGCAGATCGCACGCGAGCTGGTGGCCTCATTCACTCTGGGTTGCGGCCAGTTCTGTACCAAGCCGGGGCTGATCATCGGCCAACGCGGTGTAGCATTCAGCCAGTTTATCGGTGAATTAACCGAGCTGGTTAACGCCGCAGCCCCGCAACCGATGCTCAATACCGGCACGCTGGCACATTACCGCAGCGGATTGGCAGCACTGGATCAGCACGACGGCATTCGCCATCTGGCCGGTAGCCGCGAGGAACACCCTTTTTTAGCCGCACCGCAACTGTATCAGGCCGATATCGGCTTACTGCTCAGCGGCAATCCCTTGCTGCAGGAGGAAGTGTTTGGCCCGGTAGCCATTCTGGTGACGGTGGAAAACCAGCACCAACTGACCGCCGCACTGGAAAGCTTGCAAGGCCAACTGACCGCCACGCTGCTGACCGACCCAGAGGATCTGGCCGACGCCGAACCGCTGGCGCAGTTGCTGACCCGCAAGGCCGGTCGGGTGCTGTTCAATGGCTACCCAACCGGGGTCGAAGTGTGCGATGCCATGATACACGGCGGCCCTTATCCGGCCACCAGCGATGCACGCGGCAGTTCGGTCGGTACCCTGGCCATTGAACGCTTCCTGCGCCCGGTTTGTTTGCAAAATTACCCGGCAGCATTGTTGCCGCCAGCGTTACAAGACAGTAATCCACTGGGCCTGCTACGGCTGGTGAACGGTATTTACACCCGAGATCCGATCCACTCGCCTGTCAACAACTAG
- the sdiA gene encoding Regulatory protein SdiA: MDTHLQPLMDALLTSQPDREVFLSQLAPCAQALGFEYFSYTVFSCYPASRPKMLIEGNFPECYLEDYRKLRVYLQDPVIEQAHHSTLQFYWDEHFYQDKPELWWRMAQFGIREGWSQSVKDCYGRLGILTFAGKSIPVQSPQASARNETFFLWLAQMVHKTLREALISVNDEAIKDVLTLREKDILRWCSEGKTSEETALLMGLSERTVNFHIGNSIKKLSVANKTAATAKAVYLQLI, encoded by the coding sequence ATGGACACCCACCTTCAGCCTTTGATGGATGCCTTACTGACCAGTCAGCCAGACCGCGAGGTTTTTTTAAGCCAGCTGGCACCCTGTGCCCAGGCTTTGGGTTTTGAATACTTTTCTTACACGGTCTTTTCCTGCTACCCGGCCAGCCGACCCAAAATGCTGATAGAGGGCAATTTCCCCGAGTGCTACCTGGAGGACTATCGCAAGCTGCGGGTCTACCTGCAGGATCCGGTGATTGAGCAGGCCCACCACTCCACGCTGCAATTTTATTGGGACGAACATTTCTACCAGGACAAGCCAGAGCTGTGGTGGCGTATGGCCCAGTTTGGTATTCGCGAAGGCTGGTCGCAGTCGGTCAAGGATTGCTATGGCCGGTTGGGTATTCTCACCTTTGCCGGAAAAAGCATTCCCGTTCAGTCGCCGCAGGCCAGCGCACGTAACGAAACCTTTTTCCTGTGGTTGGCGCAGATGGTTCATAAAACGCTGCGTGAAGCATTAATCTCGGTAAACGACGAGGCAATCAAAGATGTGCTGACGCTGCGCGAAAAGGATATTTTGCGCTGGTGCAGTGAAGGTAAAACCTCGGAAGAGACCGCTCTGCTAATGGGGCTGAGTGAGCGGACGGTGAATTTCCACATTGGCAATTCGATTAAGAAGCTGTCGGTAGCCAATAAAACCGCCGCCACGGCGAAGGCGGTGTATTTACAGCTTATTTAA
- the ybiC_1 gene encoding Uncharacterized oxidoreductase ybiC, which produces MTQTQSLTLKEAYELALRALRSNGFSAEHADAVAQNVTAGERDGCASHGLYRVLGCVRSLLAGKVSAEALPTIIDQAPAILRVDAHDAFSLLAYRTALPAFIDKVRANGIAALAINHCVHYSALWADIEPLTDRGLVALACTPSHAWVTPAGGTRPLFGTNPIAFGWPRPQRPPFIFDMATSAAARGEIELHRRAGTPLPPGWGIDQQGEPSTDAASVLQGAMLTFGGHKGSALAAMVELIAGPLIGDMTSKESLAYDRQTGSSPYGGELIIAMDPDRFLGADKAAHLARAETLFADMKEQGARIPGERRFERRQYSEQHGISLPQTLYDEIVALCR; this is translated from the coding sequence ATGACGCAAACCCAGAGTCTGACGCTGAAAGAAGCCTATGAACTAGCATTGCGCGCATTGCGCAGCAACGGTTTCAGTGCCGAACATGCCGATGCCGTCGCGCAGAATGTGACGGCCGGTGAACGCGACGGCTGCGCCTCGCATGGTTTGTATCGGGTACTTGGCTGCGTGCGTTCGCTGCTGGCCGGCAAGGTATCCGCCGAGGCACTCCCGACGATTATCGATCAAGCCCCGGCGATCTTGCGGGTGGATGCTCACGATGCTTTTTCGCTGCTGGCCTACCGTACCGCGCTGCCGGCGTTTATCGATAAGGTGCGCGCCAACGGCATCGCTGCACTGGCGATTAATCACTGTGTACATTACTCGGCGCTGTGGGCCGATATCGAACCCCTGACCGATCGGGGGCTGGTGGCACTGGCCTGTACCCCCAGCCATGCCTGGGTCACGCCGGCAGGAGGAACCCGGCCGCTGTTTGGTACCAATCCGATTGCCTTCGGCTGGCCGCGCCCGCAGCGCCCGCCCTTTATTTTCGATATGGCCACCAGCGCGGCGGCACGCGGTGAAATCGAGCTGCATCGCCGCGCCGGTACGCCGCTGCCGCCGGGCTGGGGTATCGATCAACAAGGGGAGCCTTCCACCGATGCGGCCAGCGTGTTGCAGGGGGCGATGCTGACCTTTGGCGGGCATAAGGGGTCAGCGCTGGCGGCGATGGTGGAGCTGATCGCCGGGCCGTTGATTGGCGATATGACCAGTAAGGAGTCGCTGGCCTACGATCGGCAGACCGGCTCCTCCCCTTACGGCGGCGAGCTGATCATCGCGATGGATCCCGATCGTTTTCTGGGGGCGGACAAGGCGGCGCATTTGGCCAGGGCAGAAACCTTATTCGCGGATATGAAAGAGCAAGGGGCGCGTATTCCGGGGGAACGGCGTTTTGAGCGTCGACAGTACAGTGAGCAGCACGGCATTAGCTTGCCGCAGACGCTGTATGACGAGATTGTGGCGCTCTGCCGCTGA
- the dapA_1 gene encoding Dihydrodipicolinate synthase has product MSHKAISWSGVFPAVSTQFRSDFSLDLDATHTVIKNLVKDGVSGLVVCGTVGENTSMTVQEKLSVIEVARDAAQGKVPVIAGIAEFTTAFARNMAQEAQKVGVDGIMVMPALVYSAKPHETAAHFRSVAGATDLPIMVYNNPPIYKNDVTPDILTSLVDCENIVCFKDSSGDTRRFIDLRNEVGDRFVLFAGLDDVVLESIAVGAEGWISGMSNAFPREGETLFRLAKQKRFEEALALYSWFMPLLHLDARPDLVQCIKLCEELVGRGSAITRPPRLALQGDTLAEVTAVVNKALANRPELPDVGL; this is encoded by the coding sequence ATGAGCCATAAAGCCATTAGCTGGAGCGGCGTGTTCCCGGCGGTCAGCACTCAGTTTCGTAGCGATTTCTCTCTGGATCTCGATGCCACCCATACGGTGATAAAAAACCTGGTCAAAGACGGCGTTTCTGGCCTGGTGGTGTGTGGCACCGTGGGCGAAAACACCTCGATGACCGTTCAGGAAAAATTGTCGGTGATTGAAGTGGCACGCGATGCCGCACAAGGCAAAGTACCGGTGATTGCCGGAATTGCCGAATTCACTACGGCCTTTGCTCGCAACATGGCGCAAGAAGCGCAAAAGGTCGGCGTCGACGGCATCATGGTCATGCCTGCGCTGGTCTACTCCGCCAAACCCCATGAAACCGCCGCCCACTTTCGCAGCGTTGCCGGTGCCACCGATCTGCCGATCATGGTCTACAACAACCCGCCAATTTACAAAAACGATGTGACGCCCGACATCCTGACGTCCTTGGTTGATTGCGAAAATATCGTGTGCTTCAAAGACTCTTCCGGCGACACCCGCCGCTTTATCGATCTGCGTAACGAAGTGGGCGATCGCTTTGTGCTGTTCGCCGGGCTTGATGACGTTGTGCTGGAAAGTATCGCCGTCGGTGCCGAAGGCTGGATCTCCGGCATGTCCAACGCCTTCCCGCGTGAAGGGGAAACGCTGTTCCGTCTGGCGAAGCAAAAACGCTTTGAGGAAGCCCTGGCGCTATATAGCTGGTTTATGCCGTTGCTGCATCTGGACGCTCGTCCGGACCTGGTGCAATGCATCAAGCTGTGTGAAGAGTTGGTCGGCCGCGGCAGCGCCATTACCCGTCCGCCACGCCTGGCATTACAGGGCGATACCCTGGCAGAAGTCACCGCCGTGGTTAATAAAGCGCTGGCAAATCGCCCTGAATTGCCGGACGTCGGCCTGTAA